A portion of the Streptomyces coeruleoprunus genome contains these proteins:
- a CDS encoding HNH endonuclease, with product MPHVLVLNASYEPLGVVPLRRALVLVLENKALCLEESGAFMHSATHVIAAPSVVRLKRFVRVPYRGPVPLTRKALFARDGGRCMYCGGVATSVDHVIPRSRGGKHTWDNVVAACRRCNHVKADRHLRELGWRLHQPPAPPTGLAWRIIGTGHRDPRWLPYLQPYGADDALARIDGISA from the coding sequence GTGCCGCATGTCCTGGTCCTCAACGCGTCGTACGAGCCCCTCGGCGTCGTACCGCTCCGCCGCGCGCTCGTGCTCGTCCTCGAGAACAAGGCCCTGTGCCTCGAGGAGTCCGGCGCCTTCATGCACAGTGCGACCCATGTCATCGCCGCGCCGAGCGTCGTGCGGCTCAAGAGGTTCGTACGGGTCCCCTACCGGGGGCCCGTTCCGTTGACCCGCAAAGCCCTCTTCGCCCGCGACGGCGGGCGTTGCATGTACTGCGGTGGCGTCGCAACCAGCGTCGACCACGTGATCCCGCGCAGCCGGGGCGGCAAGCACACCTGGGACAACGTGGTGGCCGCGTGCCGCCGCTGCAACCACGTCAAGGCCGACCGGCACCTGCGCGAGCTGGGCTGGCGGCTCCACCAGCCGCCCGCCCCGCCCACCGGGCTGGCGTGGCGCATCATCGGGACGGGGCACAGGGACCCGCGCTGGCTGCCGTACCTGCAACCGTACGGCGCGGACGACGCCCTGGCCCGGATCGACGGCATTTCCGCCTGA
- a CDS encoding RHS repeat-associated core domain-containing protein, with translation MNRSIPFARPGKRLRPRTRAVPLRALSSAVGFALIPGLLTPVAFAAEVEPLGKPKLKAPRSADVSPFTPKLDPRTSALISKAATAARADELRARVQQDKRVTWPKGGTAAITVPASGKVSTAVGSLPLTLAPSKPSKAKAASAPAGTVEINVLDQKRAAQLGVKGIVVTVTAPASAGKVELGIGYGAFGSAYGGDWAGRLQVVRLPGCALTEPADAKCRKRTPLEFTNDRAHERLNGQLAFTRPSAARASSPSTTQTMVLAVAAGTKSGSGDYKATPLASSSTWEAGGSSGTFTWTYPLRVPPSAAGPKPDLKISYDSGRVDGRTASTNNQGTAIGEGFDITSSYIERKYGSCDDDGQTDKYDLCWKYDNASLVLNGNATELVKDDTSGQWRLKNDDASTVKVSTGAENGDDNGEHWAITTGDGTTYHFGLNKLSGAGATDRTNSVWTVPVFGDDTGEPGYDKGTSFSARHADQAWRWNLDYVEDTRGNAMSYWYEAELNHYDMLGDDNNGTPYTRGGYLKEIRYGQRAGALFSAVPAASNRVVFGYAERCIVGDCGSLTDATRNNWPDVPFDAECKAGVKCTGNVGPSFYTRKRMTGVSTQAWDRAASTPGYASVDSWAFGQQFLDPGDTGDSHDQSLWLSDIRHTGKRGTDLSLAPVTFDHEFLPNRVDGATDDIISLDKPRLKVITSETGAQTIVTYMPADCIAGQTMPKVDQNNRRCYPVHWSPNGGKVPILDWFHKYPVQAVATLDPHGGSDAVHHTYAYSGPAWHYNEDPFVKEKERTWSQWRGFQKVTHLTGNAGSTQSKTVTVFMQGMNGDRVLDASGQLDKDARKTATVTGIKAPAITDADQYAGFTRESVTYNGVSGQETGGQINDPWSKRTATQHKSYAETEAYFVRTGATHARTNITTVLPARDRVRSTATTYDDHGMAVAVEDRGDNAVAGDEKCTRTWYARNVANGINSLVSRVRVTAKPCGTSEEQLNLPATSDTPGDVISDTATAYDSTTWSAVQTPTRGEPRWTGRAKAYGLDDQPVWQKVSTTTYDMLGRPLTVRDALDNLTASTQYEPAAAGPLTSTVVQNAALHTSTTELDFATGAAVKVTDPNGKVTESVYDSLGRVTQVWLPDRDRSLGKSPNYTYAYHVSASDESWVSTSTLRPDGGGYGTTYEIFDSLLRPRQTQTPSPRGGRLIALTQYDHRGLAVSSQSDIWDETTAPAGRLVATDGGQAPMQVDTTYDGAGRAVKADTKVRNVLRWSVETQYTGDTVTSTAPAGGKATAVVTNALGQTTQRREYGGTQPSGTDYTTTNYTYTPAGQQATVEGPDKAQWSYTYDLFGRQVTAADPDKGTSRTDYNELDQAISVKDSRQRELLTAYDKLGRKTGLWDGEQTDAKKLAGWTYDVLAKGRLDTAVRYENGVGQTTSKAYTQKVVAYDPLYRATRSQLLLPTSDPLVQAGVPSTLESSVYYNVSGVPSTQTSPAVAGLPLEALSYKYGAVGQLLSFNGVTGYLQNATYTPEGDLQQLSLGKDIAGVAHNAYLTYTYEDGTRRLTGSDVTDTVHNYMLQSLKFRQDDAGNVMSIFDTSTQGGTAKPDHQCFAYDAHRRMTEAWTPRTADCSATGRTTANLDGPAPYWTSYAYNSSGQRASETEHTATGDRTTTYTYGTTRGQPHPLAKTEGTRPATYVYDEAGNTTSRPGTQAQQTLTWNAEGKLTGTSEPAVTGKPALGTTYLYDASGELLVRRATGDGDTVLYFGNTEIRLTTKGTTKTLSGTRYYTAGGKTIAVRTGTAGSTTTKLNFLASDHHGTSSLVLDATTMAVTRRYTTPFGAPRGTQPTTWPDDKAFLGKPADKVTGLTHIGAREYDPSIAQFISVDPLLELDKHQTLNGYSYGAQNPATFSDPSGLGLACGKGFDEGCGSGVVTHGDGSLSKGGNPTGGGVAPGYGRTSGTSSADSSGIVIVLAEVLDEAPQKYLHQAPNGVCIYAVAGTCEPPAGEPVSIQIDDLPCPSGDPQWVCGARNALYKFGVASGMTGGSLGFFGLRSAARFNQARGVPEGFTPTQMNQIRAVFQGRLDIESNIVVQGSRVTGNIHSKSDVDIAVRVTPATFDALIAKRWPKPPNPGSNNADTREHAIKTGKITAGDVRPKLSPFRKDVVTILGDTVDHVDVSVIRMGGPFDRGPFIDIANN, from the coding sequence ATGAACCGATCCATACCGTTTGCCCGGCCGGGCAAACGGCTCAGACCCCGCACTAGAGCTGTGCCTCTGCGCGCTCTCTCCTCGGCCGTCGGCTTCGCCCTGATTCCCGGCCTCCTCACGCCGGTGGCGTTTGCCGCCGAGGTCGAGCCGCTCGGCAAGCCCAAGCTCAAGGCCCCACGCTCGGCGGACGTCTCACCGTTCACGCCGAAGCTCGACCCCAGGACCTCGGCCCTGATATCCAAGGCGGCCACGGCGGCACGCGCCGATGAACTCCGTGCCCGGGTCCAGCAGGACAAGAGGGTCACATGGCCCAAGGGCGGCACAGCGGCGATCACTGTGCCCGCGTCGGGGAAGGTGAGCACGGCAGTCGGCTCCCTGCCTCTCACCCTCGCGCCCTCGAAGCCGAGCAAGGCCAAGGCAGCGTCCGCGCCCGCCGGCACGGTCGAGATCAACGTTCTCGACCAGAAACGTGCCGCGCAGCTCGGGGTGAAGGGCATCGTGGTCACGGTCACTGCTCCGGCCTCCGCGGGGAAGGTCGAACTCGGCATCGGTTACGGGGCCTTCGGCTCGGCCTACGGCGGTGACTGGGCCGGGCGTCTCCAGGTGGTGCGCCTTCCCGGCTGTGCGCTCACCGAGCCCGCAGACGCCAAGTGCCGTAAGCGGACGCCGCTGGAGTTCACCAACGACCGCGCGCACGAGCGCCTCAACGGGCAGCTGGCTTTCACCCGCCCCTCGGCGGCCAGGGCGAGCAGCCCTTCCACCACGCAGACGATGGTGCTCGCCGTCGCCGCCGGCACCAAGTCCGGCAGCGGCGACTACAAGGCGACGCCCCTTGCCTCCTCCTCCACTTGGGAGGCCGGCGGCTCGTCGGGCACGTTCACGTGGACGTACCCCCTCCGCGTGCCGCCGTCGGCCGCAGGGCCGAAGCCGGACCTGAAGATCTCGTACGACTCCGGCCGGGTCGACGGCAGGACGGCCTCGACGAACAATCAGGGCACCGCCATCGGCGAGGGCTTCGACATCACCTCGTCGTACATCGAGCGCAAGTACGGCTCCTGCGACGACGACGGCCAGACGGACAAGTACGACCTGTGCTGGAAGTACGACAACGCCTCGCTCGTCCTCAACGGCAACGCCACCGAGCTGGTCAAGGACGACACGAGCGGCCAGTGGCGGCTCAAGAACGACGACGCCTCCACCGTCAAGGTGTCCACGGGCGCCGAAAACGGTGACGACAACGGCGAACACTGGGCCATCACCACCGGCGACGGCACCACGTACCACTTCGGGTTGAACAAGCTCAGCGGCGCCGGAGCCACGGACCGCACCAACTCGGTCTGGACCGTGCCGGTCTTCGGCGACGACACGGGCGAGCCCGGGTACGACAAGGGAACCAGCTTCTCCGCACGCCACGCCGACCAGGCCTGGCGCTGGAACCTCGACTACGTCGAGGACACCCGCGGGAACGCCATGTCGTACTGGTACGAAGCCGAGCTGAACCACTACGACATGCTGGGCGACGACAACAACGGCACCCCGTACACACGGGGCGGATACCTCAAGGAGATCCGCTACGGCCAGCGCGCCGGGGCCTTGTTCTCCGCCGTGCCCGCCGCCTCCAACAGGGTCGTCTTCGGTTACGCCGAGCGCTGCATCGTCGGTGACTGCGGTTCACTGACCGACGCCACCCGGAACAACTGGCCCGACGTGCCGTTCGACGCCGAGTGCAAGGCGGGCGTCAAGTGCACCGGCAACGTCGGCCCCTCGTTCTACACGCGCAAGCGGATGACCGGGGTCTCGACCCAGGCGTGGGACAGGGCCGCCTCGACCCCCGGATACGCCTCCGTGGACTCGTGGGCCTTCGGCCAGCAGTTCCTGGACCCGGGCGACACGGGCGACTCGCACGACCAGTCGCTGTGGCTCTCGGACATCCGGCACACGGGTAAGCGGGGGACTGACCTGAGCCTGGCGCCCGTCACGTTCGACCACGAGTTCCTGCCGAACCGCGTGGACGGTGCGACGGACGACATCATCTCGCTGGACAAGCCGCGGCTGAAGGTCATCACCTCCGAAACCGGCGCCCAGACGATCGTCACCTACATGCCCGCCGACTGCATCGCCGGGCAGACCATGCCGAAGGTCGACCAGAACAACCGCCGCTGCTACCCGGTCCACTGGTCGCCGAACGGTGGAAAGGTGCCGATCCTCGACTGGTTCCACAAGTACCCCGTACAGGCTGTGGCGACGCTCGACCCGCACGGCGGATCGGACGCCGTCCACCACACCTACGCGTACTCCGGTCCCGCCTGGCACTACAACGAGGACCCGTTCGTCAAGGAGAAGGAGCGGACCTGGTCGCAGTGGCGCGGCTTCCAGAAGGTCACGCACCTGACGGGCAACGCCGGCTCCACCCAGTCCAAGACCGTGACCGTCTTCATGCAGGGCATGAACGGTGACCGCGTGCTCGATGCGAGCGGCCAGCTCGACAAGGACGCGCGCAAAACGGCGACCGTCACGGGCATAAAGGCGCCGGCCATCACGGACGCGGACCAGTACGCCGGTTTCACGCGCGAATCGGTCACGTACAACGGTGTCTCCGGCCAGGAGACCGGTGGCCAGATCAACGACCCCTGGTCGAAGCGCACAGCGACCCAGCACAAGTCGTACGCCGAGACGGAGGCGTACTTCGTCCGTACAGGTGCCACACACGCACGGACCAACATCACCACGGTCCTGCCCGCACGTGACCGGGTGCGTTCCACGGCCACCACTTACGACGACCACGGCATGGCGGTCGCCGTCGAGGACCGCGGCGACAACGCCGTCGCCGGCGACGAGAAGTGCACACGCACGTGGTACGCCCGCAATGTCGCGAACGGCATCAACAGCCTGGTGTCGCGCGTCCGCGTCACCGCGAAGCCGTGTGGCACATCCGAGGAGCAGCTGAACCTCCCGGCCACGTCGGACACGCCTGGCGATGTCATCTCCGACACCGCGACGGCGTACGACTCCACGACGTGGAGCGCTGTCCAGACGCCGACCAGGGGAGAACCGCGCTGGACAGGCCGGGCCAAGGCGTACGGCCTCGACGACCAGCCCGTCTGGCAGAAGGTCTCCACGACGACCTACGACATGCTGGGACGCCCGCTGACCGTCCGCGACGCACTGGACAACCTCACGGCGTCCACCCAGTACGAGCCCGCGGCCGCCGGACCGCTGACCTCCACGGTCGTCCAGAACGCGGCACTGCACACGAGCACCACCGAGCTCGACTTCGCCACGGGGGCCGCGGTGAAGGTGACCGACCCCAACGGCAAGGTCACGGAGTCCGTGTACGACAGCCTGGGGCGTGTCACGCAGGTGTGGCTCCCGGACCGTGACAGGTCTCTGGGCAAGTCGCCCAACTACACCTACGCCTACCACGTCAGCGCGTCCGACGAGTCGTGGGTGTCGACCTCCACGCTGCGGCCGGACGGCGGAGGCTACGGCACCACCTACGAGATCTTCGACTCGCTGCTGCGTCCGCGCCAGACTCAGACGCCTTCGCCGCGCGGTGGACGACTGATCGCCCTGACGCAGTACGACCACCGCGGCCTGGCGGTCTCGTCCCAGTCGGACATCTGGGACGAGACGACCGCCCCCGCGGGACGGCTCGTCGCGACGGACGGCGGACAGGCGCCGATGCAGGTCGACACCACGTACGACGGTGCCGGCCGTGCGGTCAAGGCGGATACGAAGGTACGAAACGTCCTGCGCTGGAGCGTCGAGACGCAGTACACCGGTGACACCGTCACCTCCACGGCTCCGGCCGGCGGCAAGGCCACGGCGGTGGTCACCAACGCACTCGGCCAGACGACGCAGCGCCGTGAGTACGGCGGTACGCAGCCGAGCGGGACCGACTACACGACGACGAACTACACGTACACGCCGGCGGGCCAGCAGGCCACGGTCGAAGGACCCGACAAGGCCCAGTGGTCGTACACCTACGACCTCTTCGGCCGGCAGGTGACCGCGGCCGATCCCGACAAGGGCACCAGCCGGACCGATTACAACGAACTCGACCAGGCGATCTCCGTCAAGGACTCCCGCCAGCGAGAGCTCCTCACCGCGTACGACAAGCTCGGTCGCAAGACCGGTCTGTGGGACGGCGAGCAGACGGATGCGAAGAAGCTGGCGGGCTGGACGTACGACGTCCTCGCCAAGGGCCGGCTGGACACCGCCGTCCGTTACGAGAACGGCGTCGGCCAGACGACCAGCAAGGCGTACACCCAGAAGGTGGTGGCTTACGACCCGCTCTACCGCGCGACCAGGTCGCAGCTGCTGCTGCCCACGAGTGACCCTCTGGTGCAGGCCGGTGTGCCCTCGACGCTCGAGTCGTCGGTGTATTACAACGTGTCCGGCGTCCCCTCGACCCAGACCAGCCCTGCGGTGGCAGGACTTCCGCTGGAAGCCTTGTCCTACAAGTACGGCGCTGTGGGACAGCTGCTCTCGTTCAACGGTGTGACCGGGTACCTCCAGAACGCCACATACACCCCCGAGGGCGACCTTCAGCAGCTCAGCCTCGGCAAGGACATCGCGGGCGTCGCCCACAACGCGTACCTGACCTACACGTACGAGGACGGGACGCGTCGACTGACCGGCTCGGACGTCACCGACACCGTCCACAACTACATGCTCCAGAGCTTGAAGTTCAGGCAGGACGACGCCGGCAACGTCATGTCGATCTTCGACACCTCGACGCAGGGCGGTACGGCGAAGCCCGACCACCAGTGCTTCGCGTATGACGCGCACCGTCGCATGACGGAGGCGTGGACGCCGCGGACGGCCGACTGCTCGGCCACCGGCCGCACGACGGCCAACCTCGACGGCCCGGCCCCGTACTGGACGAGCTACGCCTACAACAGCTCGGGCCAGCGGGCCTCGGAAACGGAACACACCGCGACCGGCGACCGGACGACGACGTACACGTACGGCACGACGAGGGGCCAGCCGCATCCGCTTGCCAAGACGGAGGGCACCCGACCGGCAACGTACGTCTACGACGAGGCGGGCAACACCACGAGTCGCCCGGGCACGCAGGCCCAGCAGACGCTTACCTGGAACGCCGAGGGCAAGCTGACCGGCACGTCCGAACCAGCCGTGACCGGCAAGCCGGCACTGGGCACGACGTACCTGTACGACGCGTCGGGCGAACTTCTGGTCCGCCGCGCCACCGGCGACGGCGACACGGTGCTCTACTTCGGCAACACCGAGATCCGCCTCACCACGAAGGGAACGACGAAGACCCTCAGCGGCACCCGGTACTACACCGCGGGCGGCAAGACCATCGCGGTCCGCACGGGGACGGCCGGAAGCACCACCACCAAGCTCAACTTCCTGGCGAGCGACCACCACGGCACCAGCAGCCTGGTCCTGGACGCCACGACGATGGCGGTCACCCGCCGCTACACAACGCCGTTCGGCGCCCCGCGCGGCACCCAGCCGACCACATGGCCGGACGACAAGGCATTCCTGGGCAAGCCGGCCGACAAGGTCACAGGCCTGACCCACATAGGCGCGCGCGAGTACGACCCGTCGATCGCCCAGTTCATCAGCGTCGACCCACTACTGGAACTGGACAAGCACCAGACCCTGAACGGCTACAGCTACGGCGCCCAGAACCCGGCGACGTTCTCTGACCCTTCGGGCCTGGGCCTAGCCTGCGGCAAGGGCTTCGACGAGGGCTGCGGAAGTGGAGTCGTCACCCACGGGGACGGAAGTCTCTCCAAGGGAGGGAACCCGACTGGAGGTGGCGTTGCACCCGGCTATGGGCGTACCTCTGGAACGTCATCCGCAGACAGTAGCGGGATCGTGATTGTGCTGGCCGAGGTGCTAGATGAAGCTCCGCAGAAGTACCTTCATCAGGCCCCCAATGGAGTTTGTATCTACGCCGTCGCAGGGACATGTGAGCCTCCTGCTGGAGAGCCTGTTTCCATACAGATTGACGACCTACCCTGCCCGTCTGGGGACCCGCAATGGGTGTGTGGTGCTCGCAATGCTCTGTACAAATTCGGAGTGGCCAGCGGAATGACAGGCGGATCGCTTGGATTCTTTGGTCTCCGGTCGGCGGCACGATTTAACCAAGCGCGAGGAGTCCCGGAAGGTTTCACCCCCACTCAAATGAACCAAATAAGGGCGGTCTTTCAGGGCAGGCTGGACATAGAATCAAACATTGTCGTTCAGGGCAGTCGAGTGACGGGCAATATCCACTCGAAGTCGGATGTTGACATTGCGGTTCGTGTGACCCCTGCCACGTTTGATGCACTTATTGCCAAGCGGTGGCCAAAGCCCCCAAATCCGGGCTCGAATAACGCCGACACCAGGGAGCATGCAATAAAGACTGGGAAGATCACGGCAGGGGATGTGCGCCCAAAACTTTCCCCTTTCCGGAAGGACGTGGTCACAATTCTGGGTGACACCGTCGATCACGTGGACGTTTCAGTAATCAGGATGGGCGGGCCGTTTGACAGAGGTCCGTTCATTGATATCGCGAACAACTAG
- a CDS encoding beta-N-acetylglucosaminidase domain-containing protein yields MQFGQLAQFGRVRGTATAVAVAVLGGLLGGAPGALAAPGGPGSARAVPDREGAEPPAVWPRPQSLRAAGGAVPLGDTVTVIADADADPYAVAALEDVLRRAGVREVRTMYDVREVPGGAPMPARGPVVLMGGTGAQNALRALRVPERGDLPSGGYRLATGRYENRDTVAVDGVGEDGLFHAVQTLRQLIGADRTVPGVVVRDWPGTAVRGLAEGFYGRPWSHEQRLAQLDFMGRTKQNRYLYAPGDDPYRQLRWRDAYPARQRAEFRELAERARGNHVTLGWAVAPAQSMCLASPEDLKALKRKVDAMYALGVRAFQLQFQDASYDEWHCSRDADTFGSGPEAAARAHASVASELARHIAERHPDAEPLSLMPTEYYQDGATDYRTALAEALDPRVQVVWTGVGVVPRTITGREMAGARDALRHPLVTMDNYPVNDYAQDRIFLGPYTGREPAVAAGSAALLANAMEQASASRIPVFTAADFAWNPRGYRPDESWRAALDDLADGDPKAREALGALAGNDASSLLDPTGESAYLRPLLAEFWRTRTRAGVPAAARDRAAAELRAAFTVMREAPQRLTAPAEGRLDDEVRPWLEQLARYGRAGETAVDMLQAQSRGDGAAAWRAQLELEPLRTELGASTAEVGRGVLDPFLTRAAKEAAAWTGASRGAGETYRTDTAYTVDLGRARPVEAVTALVEPGRAGGSVDVHVPGEGWRPLGALSGSGWTQARAGGLRADAVRVSWPRGAAPVPVRAVVPWFGDEPRAGLELPRAEADAEIGGAPQRVEAVLSARRPDAVRGTLTARAPKGIVVSVPKVTAVPGGTAASVPVTITVAPGTPAGSYAVPLSFAGEERTLTVRAHPRTGGPDLARTGTASSSGDETADFPAAAALDGDPETRWSSPAEDGAWWQVELAAPARIGQVVLHWQDAYASRYRVQVSADGRTWRTAATVPNGKGRREAIRMDAPGARFIRVQGEERATRYGYSLYAVEAYAVTP; encoded by the coding sequence GTGCAGTTCGGGCAGCTCGCGCAGTTCGGACGCGTCAGAGGCACCGCGACCGCCGTCGCGGTGGCCGTGCTCGGCGGACTTCTGGGTGGCGCCCCCGGCGCGCTGGCCGCCCCCGGAGGGCCCGGCTCCGCACGCGCGGTGCCCGACCGGGAGGGGGCCGAGCCGCCGGCCGTCTGGCCGCGCCCGCAGTCGCTGCGCGCGGCGGGCGGCGCCGTACCGCTGGGCGACACCGTGACGGTGATCGCCGACGCGGACGCCGACCCGTACGCGGTGGCCGCCCTGGAGGACGTCCTGCGCCGGGCGGGTGTGCGCGAGGTGCGCACCATGTACGACGTGCGGGAGGTGCCCGGCGGTGCCCCGATGCCGGCACGCGGCCCGGTGGTGCTGATGGGCGGCACCGGCGCGCAGAACGCGCTGCGCGCCCTGCGTGTCCCCGAGCGCGGGGATCTGCCCTCCGGCGGCTACCGCCTGGCGACCGGCCGGTACGAGAACCGGGACACGGTCGCCGTGGACGGTGTCGGCGAGGACGGGCTGTTCCACGCCGTACAGACGCTCCGTCAGCTCATAGGGGCCGACCGGACCGTGCCCGGTGTCGTCGTACGCGACTGGCCGGGCACCGCCGTACGCGGTCTGGCGGAAGGTTTCTACGGCCGGCCGTGGAGCCACGAGCAGCGCCTCGCGCAGCTGGACTTCATGGGCCGCACCAAGCAGAACCGCTACCTCTACGCGCCCGGTGACGACCCGTACCGCCAGCTGCGGTGGCGCGACGCCTATCCGGCGCGGCAGCGGGCCGAGTTCCGGGAGCTCGCCGAGCGGGCCCGCGGCAACCACGTCACCCTCGGGTGGGCCGTCGCGCCCGCCCAGTCCATGTGCCTGGCCTCGCCGGAGGACCTGAAGGCGCTCAAGCGCAAGGTCGACGCCATGTACGCGCTGGGCGTGCGGGCCTTCCAGCTCCAGTTCCAGGACGCCAGCTACGACGAGTGGCACTGCTCGCGGGACGCCGACACCTTCGGCAGCGGGCCCGAGGCCGCGGCACGGGCGCACGCGTCCGTGGCGAGCGAGCTGGCCCGCCACATCGCCGAGCGCCACCCGGACGCCGAGCCGCTGTCGCTGATGCCGACCGAGTACTACCAGGACGGCGCCACGGACTACCGCACGGCGCTCGCCGAGGCGCTGGACCCGCGCGTCCAGGTGGTGTGGACGGGCGTCGGCGTGGTGCCGCGGACCATCACGGGCCGTGAAATGGCCGGCGCACGCGACGCGCTGCGCCACCCGCTGGTCACCATGGACAACTACCCGGTCAACGACTACGCGCAGGACCGTATCTTCCTCGGCCCGTACACGGGCCGGGAGCCGGCCGTCGCCGCCGGTTCGGCCGCGCTGCTCGCCAACGCGATGGAGCAGGCGTCGGCCTCCCGCATCCCCGTCTTCACCGCCGCCGACTTCGCGTGGAACCCGCGCGGCTACCGCCCCGACGAGTCGTGGCGGGCCGCGCTGGACGACCTGGCGGACGGCGACCCGAAGGCCCGGGAGGCGCTCGGCGCCCTCGCCGGCAACGACGCCTCGTCGCTGCTGGACCCGACCGGCGAGTCGGCCTACCTGCGGCCCCTGCTGGCGGAGTTCTGGCGCACGCGCACCCGGGCGGGCGTACCGGCGGCCGCGCGCGACCGGGCCGCGGCGGAGTTGCGGGCGGCGTTCACGGTGATGCGGGAGGCGCCGCAGCGGCTGACGGCCCCCGCGGAGGGCCGGCTGGACGACGAGGTGCGGCCCTGGCTGGAGCAGCTGGCGCGGTACGGCCGGGCCGGCGAGACCGCCGTCGACATGCTCCAGGCCCAGTCCCGGGGCGACGGCGCGGCCGCCTGGCGCGCCCAGCTGGAGCTGGAGCCGCTGCGTACGGAGCTGGGTGCGAGCACCGCCGAGGTCGGGCGCGGTGTCCTCGACCCGTTCCTGACGCGGGCCGCGAAGGAGGCGGCGGCGTGGACGGGCGCGTCCCGTGGAGCCGGCGAGACGTACCGGACGGACACCGCGTACACCGTCGACCTGGGCCGGGCGCGGCCCGTGGAGGCCGTGACCGCGCTGGTGGAGCCGGGCCGGGCCGGCGGCAGCGTCGACGTGCACGTGCCGGGTGAGGGCTGGCGCCCGCTGGGCGCCCTGTCCGGCTCCGGCTGGACGCAGGCCCGGGCGGGCGGCCTCCGCGCGGACGCGGTCCGGGTGAGCTGGCCGCGCGGCGCGGCCCCCGTGCCCGTACGGGCCGTCGTGCCCTGGTTCGGGGACGAACCGCGGGCCGGCCTGGAGCTGCCGCGCGCCGAGGCGGACGCGGAGATCGGCGGGGCCCCGCAGCGGGTGGAGGCCGTGCTGTCGGCGCGGCGGCCGGACGCGGTGCGCGGCACCCTGACGGCGCGGGCGCCCAAGGGCATCGTGGTGAGCGTGCCGAAGGTGACGGCGGTGCCGGGCGGCACGGCGGCGAGCGTCCCGGTGACGATCACCGTCGCACCGGGCACCCCGGCCGGCTCGTACGCGGTCCCGCTGTCCTTCGCGGGCGAGGAGCGCACGCTGACCGTCCGCGCCCACCCCAGGACGGGCGGCCCGGACCTGGCCCGCACGGGCACGGCGAGTTCGTCGGGCGACGAGACGGCGGACTTCCCCGCGGCCGCCGCGCTGGACGGCGACCCGGAGACCCGCTGGTCCTCACCGGCGGAGGACGGCGCCTGGTGGCAGGTGGAGCTGGCGGCCCCGGCCCGGATCGGCCAGGTCGTGCTGCACTGGCAGGACGCGTACGCGTCCCGCTACCGCGTCCAGGTGTCCGCGGACGGCCGGACCTGGCGGACGGCGGCGACGGTCCCGAACGGGAAGGGGCGCCGCGAGGCGATCCGGATGGATGCCCCGGGCGCCCGCTTCATCCGGGTGCAGGGCGAGGAGCGCGCGACGCGCTACGGCTACTCCCTCTACGCGGTGGAGGCGTACGCCGTAACGCCCTGA
- a CDS encoding mechanosensitive ion channel family protein: MLWSAAPSAPTDDPTTSTVSLDEAARQAGEAAGWVEENWSTWVNTGLRILLIVAIAVTLRYLIRRALTKLIDRMNRSAQAVEGTALGGLLVNAERRRQRSEAIGSVLRSVASFLIMGTAGLMILGAFKIDLAPLLASAGVAGVAIGFGARNLVTDFLSGVFMILEDQYGVGDSIDAGVASGEVIEVGLRVTKLRGVDGEIWYVRNGEIKRIGNLSQGWATAGVDVTVRPTEDLDTIRKVIESVAEEMAADEPWNERLWGPIEILGLNEVLLDSMTLRVSAKTMPGKALGVERELRWRIKRAFDEAGIRIVGGVPPQPTEEPAKDPTAGVAAPSAYASPTSPQSAAASPLTPQSPSASASASASANLSKS, translated from the coding sequence GTGCTCTGGTCGGCAGCACCATCCGCCCCCACCGACGATCCGACGACCTCTACCGTCTCGCTGGACGAAGCCGCCCGTCAGGCCGGGGAGGCCGCGGGCTGGGTGGAGGAGAACTGGTCCACGTGGGTCAACACCGGCCTGCGCATCCTCCTGATCGTGGCGATCGCGGTAACGCTCCGCTACCTGATCCGCCGCGCCCTCACCAAACTCATAGACCGCATGAACCGCAGCGCCCAGGCGGTCGAGGGCACCGCGCTGGGCGGCCTGCTGGTGAACGCGGAGCGCCGCCGCCAGCGCTCGGAGGCGATCGGCTCGGTGCTCCGCTCGGTCGCCTCGTTCCTGATCATGGGCACGGCGGGCCTGATGATCCTGGGCGCCTTCAAGATCGACCTGGCGCCGCTGCTGGCCTCGGCGGGCGTGGCGGGCGTGGCGATCGGCTTCGGCGCCCGCAACCTGGTCACCGACTTCCTCTCGGGCGTCTTCATGATCCTGGAGGACCAGTACGGGGTGGGCGACTCGATCGACGCGGGGGTGGCGTCCGGCGAGGTCATCGAGGTGGGCCTGCGGGTGACGAAGCTGCGGGGCGTGGACGGGGAGATCTGGTACGTCCGCAACGGCGAGATCAAGCGGATCGGCAACCTCAGCCAGGGCTGGGCCACGGCGGGCGTGGACGTCACGGTCCGCCCGACGGAGGACCTGGACACGATCCGCAAGGTGATCGAGTCGGTGGCGGAGGAGATGGCCGCCGATGAGCCCTGGAACGAGCGCCTGTGGGGCCCGATCGAGATCCTGGGCCTGAACGAGGTCCTGCTCGACTCCATGACCCTGCGCGTCTCCGCCAAGACGATGCCGGGCAAGGCCCTCGGCGTGGAACGCGAACTGCGCTGGCGCATCAAGCGCGCGTTCGACGAGGCGGGCATCCGCATCGTGGGCGGCGTACCGCCGCAGCCGACGGAGGAACCGGCGAAGGACCCGACGGCGGGGGTGGCGGCGCCATCGGCGTACGCGTCGCCGACGTCGCCGCAGTCGGCGGCGGCGAGCCCACTGACGCCGCAGTCGCCTTCGGCTTCGGCTTCGGCTTCGGCTTCGGCGAACTTGTCGAAGTCCTGA